The genomic interval catgtgagtgtttttgtcgTTGTACTTTTGCCTTCCTCCTTGAGAGTGTTCTATGTTGTTACTTTGGAGTTGAGCATTTGAGTCCTCTTTGTGTTTAAAGCCTTAACATTAAGTATATTTCTGTGTATAAttagtttttaaaataacattcaaaaatgttgtgatCTTAAAATTAACCTCTTACATATTCGAGTCGAGCTGTGCTTGTACTGTGCTGTGTCatgccgggaccatgtagtggaaaataACTTTTTTGGGGCAACACCTGGGTGAATTAgcaattattacattattatcataTCGTAATTTCCAAAAATGTAACTGTTCCAAAAATGATTCTATCACAGTATTTCCATAGAATAAATGTCTTGTTACAGCAATAGTGTCCTGCAGCCGTGGGTCATCTCCTGATACCAAACGgagtcgagtcgagccgagtcatgccagaactgtatagtggaaaagcgccataacaCTTTAGAAAGTAACAtgagagcagaggagtcctccttttgttataatctgcagtctcaccattagacgtcgctaattcttacacagtggacctttaaatgtgaGCTGAGCACTTAAATGAAGTTGCATATGGTTCAGTCTTTAAGTCTTAAAGGGGTCTTTGCAGACGCTCGCTGAACCAGGAGGAGAATGTCTGAGTGAGTCTATGTTGGTCATGCTCCAGGAGGAGTCGTGGTCTCTGTGCGTGTCAGCTGGACCGATCCACGGTGGCAAACAGCACTGAGTGGCTACTGTCCTGTTGGGAGTGGAGTGTGACGACCTGGGCTCCGCATCGGGTTGGAAGACTCTGAGCCGAGTGCACAGCAGGGACTGCTCATCCAGAAGTCTGCGCATCTTCTGCTTCAATACAAAGAATTCATCTTTAGAGGACGCGAAGGACACAtaaaagaatacaaataataaagaCTGAAATGCCGGCAGTGACGTGGAAAACAATCACACTTCACACAAAAGGTCAAGTTGTTTATAAAGTGGATGTAGTGATCCGGTTTACTGACTGAGGGCAACCTGGgagtaagaatatattgaacagccactagggggcgactctgctgttTGCAAAAAGAAATCTTTGTGAATGAAAGTTTTTATCTGCATTGACAGGGATCAACATAACCTTATAGCATTAGACACTGGGTCTTATTCTGTATAGGGacatctctctgtgtcacactgtATTGTGACTGAGTCTGTTACCATTTTCAGGCTGTCGTCATGGTGATGTGCCAGTTGATTCAGCTGTGTCTCCAGCTCTCCAGCCTCCTGTCTCACTGCTCTCCTCAGCACCTCAAGGTCCTCAATCGTCtccctgcaaacacacatacacacattctgGTTCAGTCATTATTTTGTGCATCACTGTTGATGTTAAATGTGAGCTATGGTTAATTATGAGTGAATCTTAAAATGATATTagacgttgttgttgtgtttttttttttttttaagttcccACCCATTTAAAGAAATAGGGCCCAATTTCTCAAAAGTCTAAAATTGAAAAGAGTGAATTATTATGTCAACACTTCCTGGAATGAATTCACAGCTTTAATATGTTTGTGTCTTAGAGCGTGATTAATTCAAAACACAATCGTCACAAGTGTTAATGTATGATTTGTCTTTCCAAGGCCATTgttacattttcaaacaaaaacatttagtgGAAAGAAGTTAAAATGTAAGTATGTataacacaaatgcaaactgtATTACAcagcaatatgagcttaaaattattaACACAATATAATGCAATTaggatattcatgatgatatttcacagaatttcaaagtaaaagtgcttgttttgacatggaGTGATgtatacttcaaaataaaaacacattaatgatgcAAAATACATCTAGAATAATCAAAATCACATTGTTGATCCAGACACGagtttcacattttcagtattgtgtacatatttcattttctgtgtgtataAAATATGGACATGTCGGTGTTTTTATCATGTGCGCCTGTTGTTTTATCCACTGATCAAGTGGTTTAAGTGCAGCCTGAACATGTCAGAGTCAGTGCATACCGGTCTATATCAGACAGTGCGCTGTAAATTGAGGTCTGGTTTTCAGAGAGCTGCTCCTCCATGTTGCTGTGCATGGAGCAGTACTGCTGCAGAGACAGCATCATCTCCTCCAGGTCGCCCAAAGAGTACTGTGAAGGACATGAGTGAGAGAAACACTTTTTagttataataatacaaaatggcATCATCAGGTTTTAGActagtaatgtaatgtaatgatccggttgatctttttttttctaataatgaaaacaagctcacaagcttcttgaatgtgaatattttccggcGCCTTCgctccatgtaacaaataaataattaaaactgaataattttggtctGTGAAAAgaacaagacacttgagaatgtcatcatttccaggtttgagaaacagtgatgaatatttttcaacattttctgatattttatggaccaaacaaataggaaaaaaacatttctgttctACAACGGCCACTTTCACCCATGTTGGACACGTCCTGCATTATTGAAAGATAATTGCCGgttgtattaatattaataacgttttttaaaaataaatttgcaTCACAAAGAGCACAAAAGGAGGTCACACCAAAACGCGTCAGGgccaaatacatttaaaacctgGAGAGACAATGtacataaatgttaaattaataaaacatttgtttcaatAAAATATGCATATGTTCATGTGAGGAAGCTCAGATTCAATTTAACAATAGAAGAAGCATTAAATGAGCCTTTATTTTAATCTATTACTGTACATTAATGTAAGTGTCATTCATGGACATCGATGATGCTGAGACACGTTTGATtaacaagacaaaagacaataAGGACAGAACGATGAGAGAGCTTCACAAGCACCTCACTGCAAATCAGACATTCACATGTTAATGTGCTCCAGCCCTCTGAAAGTGTTCCATCTCAAGAACTATGGTAATGTAATAACAAATACACTGTTTGaaatcaaaatgcaaatgtcGTGACTCACTGTAAGACGGAGCGTGTCACCGCTCACGTCTGATTCTGATTGGTCGATACAGAACTCAAAGGAAACAGCTTTTATGGAACAAACAGATGATTTTGgggctttgtttgtttctctaaGTCATATTATGTCTCATCAATAATCAGTGCTTTCTGTCATATGGCCAGTGATCAGGTCTTTCACAACATAAGAACTCTCTGCTCATGAACCCTCTAAAAATAAAGCAGGATATCTTATCTAATCATCTTTTTAGGATCACAACATCAGCATGTGTCTGCAAATGCTAtaacgcacacaaaaataccaCTTAACGGCCCACAGTGaaacatttgcaaaacaaagtTTACTGGCAGATATTTGatatacttaaaataaaaactgtttgtttttcgtAGTCTTAAATGTAGACAAGACCTTAGTTAAAGGAACCCAGCCATGTTTGTATGGAACAGATGGGCCTCCAACATCTTACCTCCTCAGACTACAAACCTGGGACGATCaggccttttctgtagctgcccctaaactttggaTCAAGTTACtcatggaaattaaatctgcccccaccattgaacattttaaataaatcgCTTTcaaagacccacctcttctccttggccttcactttcagttaaaaataaacaacccggacacttctatgtagttttttgccattttactATTCTACtatgtcattattttactgttttataccttttatgttgctgtgcctttaaatatttaaagcgCTTTGGTCAACCCCGGatgttttataaatgtgctctagaaataaagttctAGAAAtgactgccctgcatgttttagatgtttccctgctccaacacacctgactcaCATGGTCAGCTCATCATCGACTGATTTTGCCCCGAATGGCTTGGGAAACGGGGGTGAGTTCTATAGGTGTCCGTTCTTCTTACACATTAGACctttaaatgtgacactttaATAATCACTGCTCACGTTTTAGTGTGTCATGACTTACAGGAGTGTTTCCCAGTGTGTGTTGGTCACTGTGGCTCTCCTGAGCGCAGCAGCACTGGTGCtcacaggagcagcagcagttcacGGTAACTGAGCGATTTCCCCCCCAGAGGAACTCCCGTCCTTCACTCCTgtacacctcctcctctttatcaGGCCCCAGTCCTGTATCCACTGAGACGGACACAGTCCGGTAATTTTTCGCCATCGCAGGGAGACGGTCGTGCGACCGACTGTCGTTGGACATCAGCGGGAAAGAAGGTGATGAGGAGTAGACCAGTGTGGATCTGTGTGTCTTTCCTGCAGCACCCACAGGTGCGGCCGCTTCATGTGGGACAGAAAGAGCTCGATTAGATAATTTCTTGATGTTCCGCTGAATTTGCAGGTCCGTCCATGCCTGGACAGCACGGTAGGGGCTGGAGGTGTCCAGAGGGAAAACACTAGGGAGAGGAGAGTGTTTTGAGTCAGCCTCATAAGGGACATCCTTTCTGTGGACAATATGAGAAGATATAGATGAAGACATCTGAGTGGAAACTGAGTGGCTTGACAGCTTCGCATCTGGGGTGACAGGGTGGGATTGGACTGGAGGTGGAACCAGTGACGACGGTGGATCTGAGGAggccgttgttgttgttgttactgggAGTGAAACTGACTCTAGAGCAGCCAAGTCTCTGGAGGACAAAGAATTCCATTGAGATCCATCTAAGGATTCAAAACTTCCAGATTCTTCGAGCACATAGGAGGA from Solea senegalensis isolate Sse05_10M unplaced genomic scaffold, IFAPA_SoseM_1 scf7180000014308, whole genome shotgun sequence carries:
- the LOC122761035 gene encoding uncharacterized protein LOC122761035, producing the protein MDHLSMDLDDNLQKDTNGDAAVCISDAESSGGLSEGSGFFSEQMCHQTDKDRLAETKQEELREDCQMEINDIDGESPTSYFVVNNHPELDCRADMEPRDLTEGENLDMVFETSVDGLESENGDIDAFFQQLDSEGRVYWAEPIQVSNSSYVLEESGSFESLDGSQWNSLSSRDLAALESVSLPVTTTTTASSDPPSSLVPPPVQSHPVTPDAKLSSHSVSTQMSSSISSHIVHRKDVPYEADSKHSPLPSVFPLDTSSPYRAVQAWTDLQIQRNIKKLSNRALSVPHEAAAPVGAAGKTHRSTLVYSSSPSFPLMSNDSRSHDRLPAMAKNYRTVSVSVDTGLGPDKEEEVYRSEGREFLWGGNRSVTVNCCCSCEHQCCCAQESHSDQHTLGNTPYSLGDLEEMMLSLQQYCSMHSNMEEQLSENQTSIYSALSDIDRETIEDLEVLRRAVRQEAGELETQLNQLAHHHDDSLKMKMRRLLDEQSLLCTRLRVFQPDAEPRSSHSTPNRTVATQCCLPPWIGPADTHRDHDSSWSMTNIDSLRHSPPGSASVCKDPFKT